TAAAACACTGACAGATGGACAGAGAGTTTTAAATATAGTTTTTAAACGCTCTATATATTTTGGTGCTAGCAATATGTCAGTCATTTTTAATTATCTCTTCTAGTCTCTTTGCGTCTTTTATAAACTCTTCAATAAGCTTTAATGTTTCATCTGCAAAATGTTCGCCGTAATCGTGTGCTGTATTATTACGGTTATCTCTATATTCAAGCCATCTCTCTACGCTGTTGCTATCTAGTAAAGAGTGCTTATTTGCATATCTAAAAAGGTCTTTGAAATTTAGAGTATCTACTGCTTTTTTGCTTGCAAAAAATGGCTCAAGTTTTTTTCTTAGCAACTTACCGCTCTGCTCTAAAGTCATTTCAAAACCTTTAATAATAGAGTTGCGATAAATTTCATATTCCACAGAATCTTTATTGCATTGTTTTATAAGTTCATAAGACTTATTCAAAACCTCAAGCGACTTTGCTAAATGCTCTGTATTTATATAACTCACTACGCTTCCTTTTAATCAAAGTTTTATATGGCTAAACTATAAATATTCTATAAAAGTTATACTAAAAAATATGTTAAATTTACTTTTTAACTCTTTTAAAAAAATCCTACAAACTCTCTGCCGCTACTTCTTGCCTAACCTTTGAATAACGCTTTGTTACATTTGTAGAAGTATGTCCCAAAATTGAGGCTATCTGCTCTAATGTCTTGCCTTCAGATACTAGCACACCGCCTATCAGATGTCTTAGGTCGTGTATGATATGTATAATATCCTTAGCGTCAATGCCTAGTCTTTCATTTCCCTCTTTTTTAACGTAATATCTAATGGGAGTTAAGCTGTATTTACTAGCTCTTTGTATGCCGCATTTTATATTTAGCGATTCATCGTTAAAGTCGTTATCTATATCATCGGCATCAATAAGCTCGATTTTAAGCGTTGCGCCTCTAATAATCCTTATAAAAGCCTCTCCATCTCTATATAAAGAATTTAAAACTAGCTCTTCATAATCTTCAAAATCATATACTCCGTACAGGCAGCACTCTTGCTCCCAATCAAAAAAGGCGTTTTGAATAGAAGTATTTAATTTTCTATTTTGTGTCGCAATATCAAGCACAAAACCGCTCTCGCCTAAAATTTCAGAGTCAAGCATATCAAAAAAGCCGCTTGCAAGGCTTACTGCCGTGCTTAGGCTTCTTGCTTGATTTCTTAAGATTTTATTTGTTTTGTCAGGATCTGTATTTTTTATAAGCCTTATAAGTTCGCCTCTGTTAATCTCGTGTGCTTCAAGGCTTGGATAGTGAAATAGGCTTACTTTTTGTTTTGGTTTAAAAAAGCCGCTTTTGCCTCTTGTACTGGTTTGATTCTTAGAAAAAATATTAAATATCTTCATTAATAGCTACCGCCAAATACATATTTAACGCTCTTTTTGTCTTTTTGCATGTCTTTAATGGTAAGTTTTTTAATGCGCCTTAGTTCATCAATGAGCTCTAGCGGAGTGCGTTTAACGATTTTGATATTGTCAATCCAATACTCCTTAATCTCTATGCCGTTGCTTAAATTTGTTATGACACTATCTATGGCTTCGTCTATTTTTTTGATTTTTTCTTGTGCTTTCATAGATTTAAGATTAACAAATGAAATGTTTTATTTATACAAGGGATTTAAAGGGTCGGATATTTCAAGTGAAATAACGGCGCAGGATTTATCTTGTTTTAATTAATAAGTGTGTATATTTATGTGTATAAACAAGGAAATTAAATGGGAAGCTTGGATAAACTTATATCAAAACTAGCGAATAATCCAAAAAATGCAAGCTTTGAAGATTTGCAAAAAATTTTAATAAATTTCGGCTGAGAATTAGAGCATGCAAGAGGCTCGCACCATAAATTTAAAAAAGACAAAGATAGCATAATAATCCCTAGACATAAGCCTATAAAAGAGGTTTACACTCTTGCTGTTTTAGAAAAAATAGGAGCTAAAAAATGAAAAAAGACCTTGAATACTATCTAAATTTGCCTTATACCATAACAGTTAAAAGACTTGATGATGGCGACTATTACGCGCAATATGCCGATTTAGGGCTTACTAAAAATAACCTAATGGCGGGCTGGGGAGATAGTGAAGCGGAGGCGATAAAAGAGCTTAAAGATGCTTTTGCGTGCTATGTGGAGGGCTCTTTAAAAAACGGAGAAAGCATATATGAGCCTATAAAAGAAGATGTAAAAGTGCGCATAAATTTAACTATGCCTAAATCCGTTTTAGAGGCAATCGATCGCGTAAGCTCAAATCGCTCTAAATTTTTAACAGATGCAGCAAATTTAAAGCTAGCTAGCATTTAACTTTTTGTGTTTTTGATAAGTTTCAGGCATCTTAAGCTCTCTTAGTATCTCTTCAAGCTCGTATATAAGCCTGCTTTCTATCTCATCGCTAATTTCTATATTCATCTTTACCCTGTTTGGCAGATTATAAAGCTTATTTGATAAGGTTGATGCTATGTCGCTTAGCTCTTTTTCTAGCTTTTCAATAGGTACAACTTCGCCTTTTTTCTCTGCTAAAGTTAGCTTTTTAATCTCTGCTTCGGCAAATTCTTTCTGAGCTCTAGCCTCTGCTGTGGCGCTAGTGAGAAAGACATTGCCCGTTTTGTAGCCAAAAGAGTCGGCAAAAGTGAGCATTGCGTCTATCACTATTTTAGGAATTTTAAGTTTAAAAATCCTGATTTTGCACGCATTGTCGGCAAACTTTTAAAAATTTACATCAAGCAAAACAACCTTTTTGCAGAGTTGGTATGGAGCGCTCCACAGCCGCGTGATCGTCAAGATGTGCCGCCTACGGATGCAAATTTAGACGCCTCATCTTACGCAGACGATGACGTTATACCGTTTTAAAAGGGGTTTTGATGAAAAATGTTAAAAGAATTTATGTTTGCTCGCCGTATACTGCTTTAAAAGAGTTTGGTGATAATGTTGTAAGGCTATATGCACTAAAAGCTCTTAAAAGCGCTAACGCTTTTTATGCAGACGATCGCGTGGAGCTTTTTAGCCCCGTGCTTACAAACATGTATACTTGCGAGCACTTAAGCCACGACGAGGCTATGCAAATATGCTTCGCCCAGCTTAGAAGCTGCGATGAGCTTTTTATAGGAGGAGAATTGCGCACGACTTTCTTTTCAAAAGGCATCACCATGGAGTATAAATTTGCCAAAGAGCAAGGCGTACCTGTAGTCTTTGAGGATGAAATTTTTAAGAGATTTTACGAAAAAGAGGTATCCCATGCAAAAGCTTGAAGCCAAAATTCCGTATTTAGGCTCCTTGCCTGATCAAGATAAATTTTACGAAGTTATCAGCGTTGATTACGAGGAAGCATGGATTAGAGTTTGGACGGATGAAAGGCACACAAAGATTGCAGGCGGGGAGTTTGACCCGGCATATTGTGAACTTCGTATAGCCAAAGACGGACTGTTTGATTAAAGCGATAAAAGACTCTCAAATGCAAATTTTAGATTTATTTAGCGGTATCGGTGGTTTTTCTGTAGGTTTTGAGAGTGCAAACTACCAAGACTATGACTTTACCAAGCTACCTATAAATCAAAAATATAAAAGTGATGGTTTTTATAAAACTATCGCTTTTTGTGAAAAAGACAAGAATTGCCAAAAAGTTCTTAAAAAACATTGGGCTAATGTGCCTATTTTTGAGGACGTCCATACTCTTGATAAGCCTACGCTTGATAAGTTGGGAGAAATAGACATAATTACCGGCGGCTTTCCTTGCCAAGACTTAAGCTTAGCCGGCAAAAGAGTAGGCATACAAGGAAGCAGAAGTAGTTTATTTATTGAAATTTTAAGGATAGCAAATGTCACAAAGCCAAAGTTTATTTTGTTTGAGAACACTCCCGAACTTGTCAGAAACAAACAATACTTCAAAATTTTTACGCAAGAGCTTAGGGAGCGTGGATATAGATGTAGAGCTTTTTTACTACGAGCAGATGCCTTTGGATACCCACATAAAAGACAAAGAGCGTATATTGTTGCCTACTCCGACGAAATCGGACAGTTTTGTGTTGAAACGCTTTTCGATTGCCTCTCAAATGGAAACACACAAAAACCATCAGAAGAAATTATTTCCATATATCGTCGATACCTTTGGCGAAACAAAAACGGATATAAAAACAATATCCGAGACATACGAAACGATAATGGGTTTCCCGAAAACGTGGAGCGAGTTGGAATATTAGGCAATAGCGTAGTGCCTGAAATAGTTGCGAGATTTGCAAGGTTTATAAAATACATATAAAAGGAACAAGCATGATAACCAAAAACGAGCTCAAAGATGTCGCGCTATTTTCTATCGCCTACTCTATGCTTGAGTATGACGATGGCGATGATAAGTACATCACCAAGCAAATCACCGCAGATCTTGAAAGGCTAAAAACCGAGATGCTTGACATCTTGCAAATTTATAAAAGCGAAAGCAAGCGCATTATGAACATCATAGATAAAGTTCATCACGCAGTAGCGGTTAAGAAAGGCAACTTCTGTATAACCGCTCCGCAGCTGGCGCTATCTTTACTTTGTCTATTTTTGCCGCCAAACGAGCGCAAATTTAAGAGACTTTGCGAACCGCTAACGAACTTTTGGGTAAAGAATGAAGAGCTTATCCGCTCGATTATTGTTAGAGCAAACGACGGCAAATATGAAAATTATGCCCAGGCCAGCGAGCAGATAGCCTATATCTATATAGAAAATATTTGAAAGGGAAAACATGCTAAACAGAAACACTGCCCCGACATTAAGAATACTAATGCAAAGAATCGACGATGCAAGACATGAACTAGCAGAGATAAGCATGTCCATCCAAAAGACAGGGCTTAAAGACGAAGAAAAGATCAAGACAACAAGATCGCTTAGACGCGTACAATCAGAGCTATACGACATAAATCACGGAAAGGAGCTAAAATGAACGGCGAATTTTTAACCACAAAACAAGTTAAAGAACTATACGGGTGGTGTGATACGACTCTATGGCGATATGTAAACGCCGGGTACATAGAGAAATTCAAGCTAGGACCCCGCACTGTGTTATACTCAAAAGCGAGCATTGATAAATTTATAGCCAGTGCGGTTAAGGTAACCCCGAGCGGATCTAAATCATGCTAGGCTATCTAAATAATCCGCCCACCACTGCATCAAACCTCTCATATGTGTCAAGTTGCTTACTCTATTGTAAGCGGCTCTGACACTGTTGCCCTCTTTATGGGCCAAGCATTTTTCTATTATATCGGGACTATATCCGTGTATATGTATATTTTCATTGCAAACAGTGCTAAACATAGAGCGAAACCCATGAAATACCAACTCATCCTTTGTATAGCCCATTCTTCTAAGAGCTACATTTAAAGTATTCTCACTCATATATTTTGTCTTACTAACGGGGCTATAAAATAAAAAATCACTATTAATACAAAATTTTTTATACTCAAGCAACAGCGATTTAACCTGTCTTGACATGGGAAGATTGAAGTAATCCCTCTCCTGCTTCATCTTTTTTATATCTATATTCCAAATATCTTTTTTCAAGTCAAATTCACTCCACTGTGCAGCTCTTATATTAAACGATCTTGCGGCGGTATAAATTGCAAGCTTTAAAGCTATTTTTGTCTTATAATCTCCGCCATATTCGTTAATGCCTTGGATTAAAGCCTTTATATCGTTATCTCTTATAAGTGTCGGATAGTTTTGTGATTTTACGGCTCTAAATGTATATTTATACTCTATATCGGCCATTATATTGTGAGCCGCCCTTTGGCTTACTACTGCAAATTTCCAAATTTGCGAACATAGCTGAAATGCCTTCTTTAATGTTGCAAACGCCTCCGACTCCTCTATCTTTTGCAATATCATTATTATCTCGGCAGCTTTTATCCCGGATATATCCCTCTTACCTATATATGGAAACAGATGTTTTTGTGCTATCCTAAGTTGAGTTTTTGCGGTATGCTCTTTGATTACACCGGACTTCTTTTCTATCCATTCTATAGCTATTTTTTCAAATATCCTATTTGTATTGCTTTTTTCGAACATAGGATCAATACCCTCGGATATTTTTTTCTTTAGCTCCGCCCTAAGCTCTCTTGCTTTTGCTAGTGTTAGTTCCGGGTAATTACCCATCGTGTATCTTCTTATTTTTAAAGTCATAGGGCTTTTGTATTCAAAGACAAAAAATTTACGTCCGCCCGGCTCAACAGCAATAAACAAATTTTGCCCATCAGACATCCTATATATCTTTTCCCTCGGTTTCAATGATTTAAGGGTAGCATCTGTAAGCGGAGCTTGTATTTTAGGCATATTCAGACCTTTTTTACTGACATAAAATTGTATTATACAAAATGTCAGTAAAAATGTCAGTAAAAATTACTGGGTAGGAAAGAAAAAACAAGAAAAATAAAGGAATAATAATAAATTAAAAAATGCTTAGGAATGCGGCAAAATCGAGGCTTTATGAAACAAAAAGAAAAACAAGGAAAGCTTAAAAAATGGATAAATGGTGCGCCCGAAGGAATTCGAATCCCTGACCTTTTGAACCGCAATCAAATGCTCTATCCAGCTGAGCTACGAGCGCACAAATTAAATTAATTAAGGTTCGAAGTATAACTAAAGTTTCCTTAAAATTAGCATATCAAAACAAAGTTTTTAAATTTTAGCAAATTTAATTGTTGATAAAAAATCTTTATGCTATCTTTATAAAAAATTTTCAAAGGCGATAGGTATGATACATAAAATTTTAATTGCCAACCGCGGCGAAATAGCCGTCCGTATAATACGCGCATGTAAAGACTTGCATATAAAAAACGTAGCGATCTACACAAAGCCGGATCAAGACTGTTTGCATGTAAAAGTTGCGGATGAGGCCTATCAAATAGGCATTGACCCGATCAAAGGCTACCTTGATGCAAAGCGTATCGTAGAGGTTGCAAAGGCGTGTGGAGCGGACGCTATACATCCAGGGTATGGATTCTTAAGTGA
This Campylobacter sp. RM16192 DNA region includes the following protein-coding sequences:
- a CDS encoding nucleotidyltransferase substrate binding protein, which encodes MSYINTEHLAKSLEVLNKSYELIKQCNKDSVEYEIYRNSIIKGFEMTLEQSGKLLRKKLEPFFASKKAVDTLNFKDLFRYANKHSLLDSNSVERWLEYRDNRNNTAHDYGEHFADETLKLIEEFIKDAKRLEEIIKND
- a CDS encoding phage portal protein encodes the protein MKIFNIFSKNQTSTRGKSGFFKPKQKVSLFHYPSLEAHEINRGELIRLIKNTDPDKTNKILRNQARSLSTAVSLASGFFDMLDSEILGESGFVLDIATQNRKLNTSIQNAFFDWEQECCLYGVYDFEDYEELVLNSLYRDGEAFIRIIRGATLKIELIDADDIDNDFNDESLNIKCGIQRASKYSLTPIRYYVKKEGNERLGIDAKDIIHIIHDLRHLIGGVLVSEGKTLEQIASILGHTSTNVTKRYSKVRQEVAAESL
- a CDS encoding type II toxin-antitoxin system HicB family antitoxin, with translation MKKDLEYYLNLPYTITVKRLDDGDYYAQYADLGLTKNNLMAGWGDSEAEAIKELKDAFACYVEGSLKNGESIYEPIKEDVKVRINLTMPKSVLEAIDRVSSNRSKFLTDAANLKLASI
- a CDS encoding DUF7768 domain-containing protein, with amino-acid sequence MKNVKRIYVCSPYTALKEFGDNVVRLYALKALKSANAFYADDRVELFSPVLTNMYTCEHLSHDEAMQICFAQLRSCDELFIGGELRTTFFSKGITMEYKFAKEQGVPVVFEDEIFKRFYEKEVSHAKA
- a CDS encoding DNA cytosine methyltransferase, which codes for MQILDLFSGIGGFSVGFESANYQDYDFTKLPINQKYKSDGFYKTIAFCEKDKNCQKVLKKHWANVPIFEDVHTLDKPTLDKLGEIDIITGGFPCQDLSLAGKRVGIQGSRSSLFIEILRIANVTKPKFILFENTPELVRNKQYFKIFTQELRERGYRCRAFLLRADAFGYPHKRQRAYIVAYSDEIGQFCVETLFDCLSNGNTQKPSEEIISIYRRYLWRNKNGYKNNIRDIRNDNGFPENVERVGILGNSVVPEIVARFARFIKYI
- a CDS encoding helix-turn-helix transcriptional regulator, translated to MNGEFLTTKQVKELYGWCDTTLWRYVNAGYIEKFKLGPRTVLYSKASIDKFIASAVKVTPSGSKSC
- a CDS encoding tyrosine-type recombinase/integrase, encoding MPKIQAPLTDATLKSLKPREKIYRMSDGQNLFIAVEPGGRKFFVFEYKSPMTLKIRRYTMGNYPELTLAKARELRAELKKKISEGIDPMFEKSNTNRIFEKIAIEWIEKKSGVIKEHTAKTQLRIAQKHLFPYIGKRDISGIKAAEIIMILQKIEESEAFATLKKAFQLCSQIWKFAVVSQRAAHNIMADIEYKYTFRAVKSQNYPTLIRDNDIKALIQGINEYGGDYKTKIALKLAIYTAARSFNIRAAQWSEFDLKKDIWNIDIKKMKQERDYFNLPMSRQVKSLLLEYKKFCINSDFLFYSPVSKTKYMSENTLNVALRRMGYTKDELVFHGFRSMFSTVCNENIHIHGYSPDIIEKCLAHKEGNSVRAAYNRVSNLTHMRGLMQWWADYLDSLA